A region of the Microbacterium sp. SL75 genome:
CGCGTGATTGCGATGTTCGCTGGCGGACAACGGCGTCCCGGTGGGGTGTCCCACCGGGACGCCGCACCGTTTACGACAGTACCAGCAGACCCGAGGTCTTCTCCCGGGCGGCCGCGAAGCGCTTCTGAGCGTCGTCCCAGTTGGCGATGTTCCAGAAGGCCTTCACGTAGTCCGCGCGGACGTTCTTGTAGTCGAGGTAGTAGGCGTGCTCCCAGACGTCGAGCAGGAGGATCGGAACGGTCCCCGCCACGATCTGGCCCTGCTGGTCGAAGAACTGCTGGATGACGAGGTTCTCACCGATCGAGTCCCAGAACAGACCCGCCCAGCCCGAGCCCTGCACACCGAGGGCCGCAGCGGTGAACTGCGCGCGGAACGCGTCGAACGAACCGAACTGGTCGTCGATCGCGGACTCGAGGTCGCCGGTGGGCTTGTCGCCCCCGTTGGGCGAGAGGTTGGTCCAGAAGATCGAGTGGTTCGTGTGACCGCCGAGGTTGAAGGCGAGGTCCTTCTGCAGGCGGTTGATGTTGGCGAAATCGCCCTTCTCGCGCGCTTCGGCGAGGAGGTCGAGAGTGGTGTTGGCGCCGTTGACGTAGGTCTGGTGGTGCTTGCTGTGGTGCAGCTCCATGATGGTCGCACTGATGTGCGGCTCCAGCGCCGAGTAGTCGTAGGGCAGTTCGGGCAGCGTGTACTTCGCCATGATCTCAACTTCCGAATCGGGCGCCGCCGAGACCTCTTCGCCGAAACGACGTGCCGAGGAACCGAGCAGCGAGGGTGACGATTTCATCCTACTGAGGGGTAACCACGGCGCACCGGGGTTGCTTCCCCGAATGACGGAAGATAGGCGCCCGGGCGCGTCGGACGACGCTGTTCGGGATGCCGGCGACCCGCGCATCGCGGCCGACGCGAAGGAACCGGTCGCCTGCGACAGCGCTCTGCGGGCTCAGCCCTCGGCGCCGACCGGCACAGCGGCTTCGGTGCCGGGAATGCCCTCGACCTCGGCCTTCTTGTCAGCCATCGCGAGAAGGCGGCGGATGCGGCCGGCGACGGCGTCCTTGGTGAGGGGCGGATCGGCGTGGTGGCCGAGCTCGTCGAGGCTCGCGTCCCGGTGGGCGAGACGCAGCTCACCCGCCTGCTGCAGATGAGCCGGCACCTCGTCGCCGAGGATCTCGAGCGCGCGCTCCACACGGGCGCACGCGGCGACGGCAGCCTGCGCCGAGCGGCGGAGATTGGCGTCGTCGAAGTTCACGAGGCGGTTGACGCCCGCGCGCACCTCGCGGCGCTGACGCATCTGATCCCACTCCCCTGCGGTGCGACGAGCGCCCATCTCGTAGAGGGCTCCGCGGATCGCTTCGCCGTCGCGCACGACGACGCGCGGGACACCTCGAACCTCGCGGGCCTTGGCGGGGATGCCGATGCGGTGGCCCGCGCCCACGAGGGCCATGGCCGCCTCGGACGAGGGGCACGAGATCTCGAGGGCCGCTGATCGGCCCGGGTCGCTGAGGGAACCCGCCGCGAGGAAGGCCCCGCGCCAGATGGCGCTGAGATCGGGTCGCGAGCCGGTGGTGAGCTTGTTCGGCAGCCCGCGCACCGGGCGACGACGCTGGTCGAGGAGACCGGTCTGACGGGCCAGGGTCTCACCGGCCTCGATCACACGCACGGCGTAGAGGCCGCCCGCGCGTCCTCCCGAGCCCTGCACGTGGTGCAGCTCGGGGCGCACGCCGTAGAGCTCCATGAGGTCGCGGGCCACGCGACGCGCGAGGATGTCGGAGTCGAGCTCGGCCTCCACCGCGACGCGGTTGGCGATGGAGTGCAAGCCACCGGAGAAGCGCAGGAGGGCCGTCAGCTCGGCGACGCGCGCGGTCGGGCGCGGGTCGCGAACGGTGATGAGTTCGGCCTTCACGTCGGCGGTCAGCGGCACGGTTCTCCTCGGGTGGGGCGGCGGGGACGACGGTACAGCCTACTCGCGACCGAGGTCGCGGTGAGCCACGCGGACGGCCACCCCGGGCACATCGGACAGACGTGCAGCCAACTCACGGGCCATCACCACCGAACGGTGTTTACCGCCCGTGCAGCCCACCGCCACGACGGAATGCCGCTTGTTCTCGCGCTGATACCCCTCCATAACGGGGCGCAGCGCCGCCGCGTAGGCGTCGAGGAACTCCGATGCGCCCTCTTGAGCCAGCACGTATTCCCTCACGCGGGGGTCTTCGCCGGTGAGGGCTCTCAGGTCGTCGTTCCAGAACGGATTCGGCAGGAACCGCATGTCGGCCACGAGATCGACGTCGGGCGGCAGACCGTACTTGAAGCCGAAGCTCATGAGCGTGACGGTGTGCCGCGCTGCTCCCTCGTCGCCGAAGAGCGACACCGTCCGCAGGGACAGTTGGTGCACGTTCAACGCCGAGGTGTCGATCACGACGTCGGCCGCCTCGCGCACGGGGGCCAGTCGCTCGCGCTCGCGATGGATCCCATCGAGGATCGTGCCGTCATGCTGCAGAGGGTGCGGTCGGCGCACGGCTTCGAACCGCCTCACGAGCGCCGCGTCACTGGCATCCAGGAACACCACCCGCACCTGACGGTTCGCCTGCAGGGTCCGCATCGCCTCGGGCAGGTCGCCGAAGAGCGACCGGCCGCGCACATCCACCACCACTGCCACCCGCGGAACGGCTCCGCCGGCGAGCTCGGTGAGCTCGAGCAAAGGGCGCAGCATGCGCGGCGGGAGGTTGTCGACCACGTACCAGTCGAGGTCTTCGAGGGCGTTGGCGACCGTGGATCGCCCGGCACCCGACATGCCGGTGACGATCAGCACCTCTCCTGGCTCGTCGTTGCGTGCCGGTTCCATGGGCGATCGCCTCCCGTCGTGTGGTCCCAGCCTACCCAGCAAGATGCGCGTGGATGGCCGCGGCCAGGGTCGGGCCGATGCCCGGCAGCGCCGTGATCTCCTCCGCGGTGGCGTTCTTGAGCGCCGAGACCGAACCGAAGTGCCGCAGAAGCGCCTTGATGCGGGTGTCGCCGAGACCCGGCACCTCCGCGAGCACGCTCGTGATGTCTCGTTTCCGGCGCTTGCGCTGATGCACGATCGCGAACCGGTGGGCCTCGTCGCGCAGGCGCTGCAGCAGGTACAACGCCTCCGAGGTGCGAGGCAGGATGACCGGGTACTCCTCCCCCGGCAGCCAGACCTCCTCCAGACGCTTGGCGATGCCGCACAACGCGATCTCCTCGTGCCCCGCATCGGCGAGGGCACGCGCTGCGGCGGCGACCTGCGGCTGACCGCCGTCGACCACGAGCAGCTGGGGCCGGTAGGCGAAACGCGGACGCTTTCGCGCGGTCACGACCTCGCCGTCGGCCGTGGCCTCTTCGGAGTCAGGGGCGGCCACGATCGCGCCGTCGATCGTTTCGGGTTCGATCTCGTCGGGGCGGTCGAGGTACGCGAGGCGCCGGCTGAGCACCTGGTACATCGAGTCGGTGTCGTCCGTCGTCTCGGCGACGCCGAAGGAGCGGTACTGGTCCTTGCGTGGGAGACCGTCTTCGAAGACGACCATGGATGCCACGACGTTGGTGCCCGAGAGGTGGGAGATGTCGAAGCATTCGATGCGCAGCGGAGCCTCGGTCAGGCCGAGCGCTTCCTGGATATCGGTGAGAGCCTGCGACCGGGCGACGTAATCGCTGGTGCGGCGGGTCTTGTGGAGCATCAGCGCCTGTTGCGCGTTCAGGGTCGCCGTCTTGAGCAGATCGGCCTTGCGACCGCGTTGGGCGATCTGCAGGGTCACCGGTCGGCCGCGTCGCTCGCGCAGCCAGTCCTCGAGCTGCTCGGCGTCGTCGGGGAGCTCGGGAACGAGCACCTGGCGCGGGATGTCGCCGGCGTCGGCGTCTCCGTACGTTCGCTGGAGCACCTGGTCGACGAGATCGGCTCCGGAGATGTCGATCTCCTTCTCGATGGTCGTCGCGCGCACGCCGCGCACGCGTCCGCCGCGGACGACGAAGTGCTGCACGGTCGCGGCGAGTTCGTCTTCCGCGATGCCGAAGAGATCGGCATCCGTATCCGATGCGAGGACGAGCGCGCTCTTTCCGAGCACCGCGTCGATGGCCTGGAGGCGATCGCGGTAGTGCGCGGCGGATTCGTAGTCCATCGCGGCCGAGGCCTCTTTCATGCGGGCGGTGAGCTCGCGCGTGAAACGCTGATCGCCGCCGGACATGAACGCGATGAAGTCGTCGACGACGGCGCGGTGCTCTTCGATCGTCACCTTCATCGAGCACGGGCCGCCGCAACGACCGATCTGCCCCGGGAAACAGGGGCGACCGGATGCCATGGCTTTCTTGTACGAGGAGTCGCTGCACGTGCGGATCGGGAAGACCTTGATCATCAGGTCGATCGTGTCGTGCACGGCCCACACCTTCGGATACGGACCGAAGTACTTCGCCCCGCGGATCTTGTGGTTGCGCGTGACGATGACGCGCGGGGCCTCGTCGGCGAGGGTGATCGCCATGAACGGGTAGGACTTGTCGTCGCGATAGCGGACGTTGAAGGGCGGATCGAACTCCTTGATCCACATGAACTCCAGCTGCAAGGAGTCGATATCGCTCGGGACCACCGTCCACTCGACGCTCGCCGCCGTGGTCACCATGCGACGCGTGCGCTCGTGGAGCGAATGCAAGGGAGCGAAGTAGTTCGATAGTCGCGCGCGCAGGTTTTTCGCCTTGCCGACGTACAGCACGCGCCCCTCGGCATCCCGGAACCGGTAGACCCCCGGGTTGGTGGGGATCTCACCGGCTTTCGGGCGGTACGACAGGTGCGAGACCCGTTCTCTCGGGGCCACGCTCAGCCCGCCGCGCTCACGAGCTCTCGCTCGGCGTCGCCGCTGTCGACCGCGGCGGTGTTGCGCTGCGTGCCGGTACGGCCGGTCTCGAGGAGCTCTGCCAGGAACGAGCCGGTGTGGCTGCCCTCGACCTTCGCGACCTGCTCGGGAGTTCCCGTGGCAACGATCGTGCCTCCGCCGGCGCCTCCCTCGGGGCCGAGGTCGATGACCCAGTCCGAGCTCTTGATGACGTCGAGGTTGTGTTCGATCACGATGACGGTGTTGCCCTTGTCGACGAGGCCGTTCAAGACCTTGAGCAGCAGCGAGACGTCCTCGAAGTGCAGACCCGTGGTGGGCTCGTCGAGCACGTAGATCGACCGGCCGTTGCTCCGACGCTGCAGCTCGGTCGCGAGCTTGACGCGCTGCGCCTCACCGCCCGACAGCGTGGTCGCCGACTGCCCCAGACGGACGTATCCGAGACCCACGTCGACGAGGGTCTTGAGATAGCGGTGGATCGCCTGGATGGGCTCGAAGAACTCCGCCGCCTCGGAGATCGGCATCTCGAGGACCTCGGCGATGTTCTTCCCCTTGTAGTGCACCGAGAGGGTGTCGCGGTTGTACCGCTTGCCGTGGCATACCTCGCAGTCGACGTAGACGTCGGGGAGGAAGTTCATCTCGATCTTGAGCGTGCCGTCGCCCGAACACGCCTCGCAGCGCCCGCCCTTGACGTTGAAGCTGAAGCGCCCGGCCTGGTAGCCGCGCAC
Encoded here:
- the uvrC gene encoding excinuclease ABC subunit UvrC, which encodes MAPRERVSHLSYRPKAGEIPTNPGVYRFRDAEGRVLYVGKAKNLRARLSNYFAPLHSLHERTRRMVTTAASVEWTVVPSDIDSLQLEFMWIKEFDPPFNVRYRDDKSYPFMAITLADEAPRVIVTRNHKIRGAKYFGPYPKVWAVHDTIDLMIKVFPIRTCSDSSYKKAMASGRPCFPGQIGRCGGPCSMKVTIEEHRAVVDDFIAFMSGGDQRFTRELTARMKEASAAMDYESAAHYRDRLQAIDAVLGKSALVLASDTDADLFGIAEDELAATVQHFVVRGGRVRGVRATTIEKEIDISGADLVDQVLQRTYGDADAGDIPRQVLVPELPDDAEQLEDWLRERRGRPVTLQIAQRGRKADLLKTATLNAQQALMLHKTRRTSDYVARSQALTDIQEALGLTEAPLRIECFDISHLSGTNVVASMVVFEDGLPRKDQYRSFGVAETTDDTDSMYQVLSRRLAYLDRPDEIEPETIDGAIVAAPDSEEATADGEVVTARKRPRFAYRPQLLVVDGGQPQVAAAARALADAGHEEIALCGIAKRLEEVWLPGEEYPVILPRTSEALYLLQRLRDEAHRFAIVHQRKRRKRDITSVLAEVPGLGDTRIKALLRHFGSVSALKNATAEEITALPGIGPTLAAAIHAHLAG
- the rapZ gene encoding RNase adapter RapZ → MEPARNDEPGEVLIVTGMSGAGRSTVANALEDLDWYVVDNLPPRMLRPLLELTELAGGAVPRVAVVVDVRGRSLFGDLPEAMRTLQANRQVRVVFLDASDAALVRRFEAVRRPHPLQHDGTILDGIHRERERLAPVREAADVVIDTSALNVHQLSLRTVSLFGDEGAARHTVTLMSFGFKYGLPPDVDLVADMRFLPNPFWNDDLRALTGEDPRVREYVLAQEGASEFLDAYAAALRPVMEGYQRENKRHSVVAVGCTGGKHRSVVMARELAARLSDVPGVAVRVAHRDLGRE
- the whiA gene encoding DNA-binding protein WhiA → MPLTADVKAELITVRDPRPTARVAELTALLRFSGGLHSIANRVAVEAELDSDILARRVARDLMELYGVRPELHHVQGSGGRAGGLYAVRVIEAGETLARQTGLLDQRRRPVRGLPNKLTTGSRPDLSAIWRGAFLAAGSLSDPGRSAALEISCPSSEAAMALVGAGHRIGIPAKAREVRGVPRVVVRDGEAIRGALYEMGARRTAGEWDQMRQRREVRAGVNRLVNFDDANLRRSAQAAVAACARVERALEILGDEVPAHLQQAGELRLAHRDASLDELGHHADPPLTKDAVAGRIRRLLAMADKKAEVEGIPGTEAAVPVGAEG
- a CDS encoding superoxide dismutase — protein: MAKYTLPELPYDYSALEPHISATIMELHHSKHHQTYVNGANTTLDLLAEAREKGDFANINRLQKDLAFNLGGHTNHSIFWTNLSPNGGDKPTGDLESAIDDQFGSFDAFRAQFTAAALGVQGSGWAGLFWDSIGENLVIQQFFDQQGQIVAGTVPILLLDVWEHAYYLDYKNVRADYVKAFWNIANWDDAQKRFAAAREKTSGLLVLS